Part of the Pseudomonas lijiangensis genome is shown below.
GAATAAATTCACGCCTACCCCAGCAACTCCCGAAGCACCTGCGCAAACGCCCGGCTGCTTTCTTCTTCTGCGGCATGGCGCCCTTCGCGCACGACCCAGCGGCCATTGACCAGCACATCGCGAACCTGACGATCACCGCCCGCAAACAGCCAGCGGTTGAGAATTGCATCGCCAGAGGCGGTTTCCAGATACGGGTCCGAGCCATCCAGCACCACCCAGTCGGCGCGCTGCCCGACCTCAAGCTTGCCGATGCCCTGCCCCAACGCCTGAGCGCCGCCGCTCAATGCTGCATCGAACAGGGTTCGACCGACCATGGGTTGATCGCTGCGATACAGTCGGTTGCGGCGCTGATCCCGCAGACGCTGGCCGTATTCCAGCCAGCGGAGTTCTTCGACCACACTCACCGACACATGGCTGTCCGAGCCAATCCCCCAACGACCGCCCTGAGCGATGTAATCCACGGCCGGGAAAATACCGTCGCCGAGGTTGGCTTCCGTGGTCAGGCATAAACCCGCCACGCTGCCGCTTTGCGCCATGAGGGCGACTTCATCCGGCTCGGCATGGGTCGCATGGACCAGACACCAGCGCTGATCGACAGCCACGTTTTCATACAGCCACTGCAACGGACGTCTCCCGCTCCAGTTCAGGCAATCGTCGACTTCCTTCTGTTGCTCGGCGATATGGATATGCACCGGGCACTGCCGGTCGCTGGCGGCCAGCACTTCACTGATCTGCTGCGGGGTGACGGCGCGCAGCGAGTGAAAGCACAGCCCCAGGTTCTGAGCTGCCTGACCGGTGATGACCGGCCTCAGACGAGCCTGCAAATCCAGGTAGCTATCGGTGCTGTGGATAAACCGGCGCTGCCCTTCGTTTGGCGCTTGCCCGCCAAAGCCCGAATGGCTGTAGAGCACCGGCAGCAAGGTCAGGCCAATGCCTGCCGACGTTGCGGCCTGGCTGATCTGCAAGGCCAGCTCGGCAGGATCGGCATAGGGTTTGCCGTTGGTGTCCTGATGGACGTAGTGAAACTCCGCGACCGAGGTGAAGCCGCCCTTGAGCATCTCGATGTAGAGCTGCCGAGCGATGACGCCTACCTGCGGCGCGCTGATCTGCCCGACCAGTCGATACATGAGGTCGCGCCAGGTCCAGAAGCTGTCGCTGGGATTGCCTGCCACTTCCGCCAGCCCCGCCATCGCACGCTGGAAAGCATGGGAGTGCAGATTCGGCATGCCGGGCAGTAACGGGCCGCTTACCCGTTCCGCGCCCTGGCTATCCCCATTGGCTTGCACCGAACTCAATAAACCGTCGGCACTGACCTCAAGACGGACATTCTCGGCCCAACCGCCAGGGAGTAATGCGCGCTCGGCAAAGAAGGCTGGCATTGACTTCACACCTCAACGTTGTAATTTGTATATACATATACAGACGTTCGGATGCCCGGTAAACCTTTGCGTGCTTGCCGCAGCGCAGGTTAATGGTTAGCTTGGGCGCTATTTCGTAGCTGAACCATCCAGACAAGGACCCGCACGTGCCGATTCCGCCCGCCTCTTCTCCCTTGGCAGCCCAGATGGGCGAAAGTCCGGCACCGCTCTATGCCCGCGTCAAACAGATGATTGCCCAGCAGATCCAGAATGGCACCTGGCCGCCGCATCATCGCGTGCCATCGGAAAGCGAGCTGGTGACACAACTGGGTTTCAGCCGCATGACCATCAACCGGGCCTTGCGCGAGCTGACCGCCGAAGGCCTGCTGATCCGCATGCAGGGCGTCGGTACTTTCGTCGCCGAGCCCAAAAGCCAGTCAGCGCTGTTCGAGGTCCATAACATCGCTGACGAGATCGCGACCCGTGGCCACAGGCACACCTGCAAGGTCATCATCCTGCAGGAAGAACCTGCCGGATCGGAGCGAGCCCTGGCGCTGGACATGCGTGAAGGCCAGAAGGTGTTTCACTCGCTGATCGTTCACTTCGAGAACAATATCCCGGTGCAGATCGAGGATCGCTTCGTCAATGCACTGGTTGCGCCTGACTATCTCAAGCAGGATTTCACCCAGCAGACGCCTTACGCCTATCTGTCGCAAGTCGCGCCGCTGACTGAAGGCGAGCATGTGGTCGAAGCGATTCTGGCCGATGCCGATGAGTGCCGACTGCTGCAGATCGATGCAGGCGAGCCGTGCCTGCTGATTCGCCGTCGCACATGGTCAGGACGCCAGCCGGTTACCGCCGCTCGCCTGATTCACCCCGGCTCCCGCCATCGCCTTGAAGGACGTTTCACCAAATGACCCTGACCAGAACCCTGCGCGCCATCGATTACCCCCGCATGCCGTGGAAAAACGGCGGCGGCAGTACCGAAGAAATCACCCGCGATGCCGGGCAGGACCTGGACGGCTTCGGCTGGCGCCTGTCGATTGCCGATATCGAGACTTCCGGCGATTTTTCGGTGTTTGCCGGTTATCAGCGAATCATCTCCGTGATCCAGGGTGCCGGCATGACCCTGAACATCGACGGCGTCACCAGCCGCCCGTTGCTGCCTTCCGACCCGCTGGCCTTCAGTGGCGACAGCCAAGTCAGTTGCGCCCTGCTCGACGGGCCCATTCGTGACTTCAACCTGATCTATGCTCCACAGCGCTACAGCGCACGCCTGCACTGGATCGATGTACGCCAGCCACAACGGGTATTCAGTTCCGCCAGCACCTTTCTGCTGTTCAGCGTTGCCGAGCAGATCGGCGTCAGCGTGAACGAAGGTCCCTGGGAAATCCTTGGCAAACACGACTGCCTGCAAGTGGATAACCCCGGCAGCCTGCTGGAAATCGAGCTGCAAGCCCCTAGCGCCAGCCGCTGCTGCCTCATCGAACTGAGCGCCCTGGGCGCTTGAATCAAGATCCTGTTTCAAGGACGAGCATGACCCGATTTTCTTCCAGGGAAACCCCAAGAGCCGTTGCCATCCTCGCCCGCTTCCTGGCATCGGAATCGGCAGGCGGCATTGTCCTGATGGGCGCGGCGCTGGCCGCACTGATCGTTGCCAACTCACCGCTGGCTCCCGGCTATTTCGCCACCCTGCACAGCGTCTGGCTGGGGCTTTCCGTCGAGCTGTGGATCAACGACGGGCTCATGGCGATCTTCTTCCTGATGGTGGGCCTGGAAATCAAACGCGAAGTACTGGCGGGCGGGCTCGCCACCTGGGAGCAACGCGCCCTGCCCGGCTTTGCCGCCGCAGGCGGCATGCTGGTCCCGGCGCTGCTCTATCTGGCCGTCAACTGGGGCAATGCGCAAACCATCAGCGGCTGGGCCATTCCGGCGGCCACCGACATTGCCTTCGCGCTCGGGGTCCTGTCGTTGCTGGGCAAGCGGGTGCCGACGTCACTGAAAGTGTTCCTCGCGGCGCTGGCGATTCTCGACGATCTGGGGGCCGTGACCATCATTGCCTTCT
Proteins encoded:
- a CDS encoding formimidoylglutamate deiminase; translated protein: MPAFFAERALLPGGWAENVRLEVSADGLLSSVQANGDSQGAERVSGPLLPGMPNLHSHAFQRAMAGLAEVAGNPSDSFWTWRDLMYRLVGQISAPQVGVIARQLYIEMLKGGFTSVAEFHYVHQDTNGKPYADPAELALQISQAATSAGIGLTLLPVLYSHSGFGGQAPNEGQRRFIHSTDSYLDLQARLRPVITGQAAQNLGLCFHSLRAVTPQQISEVLAASDRQCPVHIHIAEQQKEVDDCLNWSGRRPLQWLYENVAVDQRWCLVHATHAEPDEVALMAQSGSVAGLCLTTEANLGDGIFPAVDYIAQGGRWGIGSDSHVSVSVVEELRWLEYGQRLRDQRRNRLYRSDQPMVGRTLFDAALSGGAQALGQGIGKLEVGQRADWVVLDGSDPYLETASGDAILNRWLFAGGDRQVRDVLVNGRWVVREGRHAAEEESSRAFAQVLRELLG
- a CDS encoding HutD/Ves family protein codes for the protein MTLTRTLRAIDYPRMPWKNGGGSTEEITRDAGQDLDGFGWRLSIADIETSGDFSVFAGYQRIISVIQGAGMTLNIDGVTSRPLLPSDPLAFSGDSQVSCALLDGPIRDFNLIYAPQRYSARLHWIDVRQPQRVFSSASTFLLFSVAEQIGVSVNEGPWEILGKHDCLQVDNPGSLLEIELQAPSASRCCLIELSALGA
- the hutC gene encoding histidine utilization repressor, which translates into the protein MGESPAPLYARVKQMIAQQIQNGTWPPHHRVPSESELVTQLGFSRMTINRALRELTAEGLLIRMQGVGTFVAEPKSQSALFEVHNIADEIATRGHRHTCKVIILQEEPAGSERALALDMREGQKVFHSLIVHFENNIPVQIEDRFVNALVAPDYLKQDFTQQTPYAYLSQVAPLTEGEHVVEAILADADECRLLQIDAGEPCLLIRRRTWSGRQPVTAARLIHPGSRHRLEGRFTK